The genomic DNA TATAAGATGAAGTTTGTCCCGCCAAATTCAGAAACAATAAGAATGGACAGGAGTGGAATCACTTATTCTAATATCAAGATGTTTCATTGCTTTGCACCAACATGACATTAGTGTCGGAGAAGAAATCTTACAGCTTTTCCGGGTTTTGTAGCCCTTCCAGCAAGAAACGCAGCTATGCTATCTGTCGTTCCAGTACAAACTACACAGTCCTTGGAGAAACCTACCAAGAGGATTTCCGCATACGTCAGATCCAAATAGAAATCGGGAACAGATACCAAGAGAAGTTTTTGAGGATTTTAAAACATTAACTTGTGGTTTTATGAGATTGTTGATGTTCTTCCGACAGAACAAAATGGCTGCGCAAGTTGCAAACAAGGGAAGTgctttttttgggatttgcaAAACTTTATTCTCGATGTTCTTCCCATGCTGCAATGATCTGATTTGTTTTTGAGAATGGAAGCATACCATATTGCAAAAGTATGTCCTCTTTTAAAGGGCCAATCGGAGTCCCAGGAGCCGTGACAGAAGGCAGAGCTCGTGAATACGGTTGAGAAAGCAGCCAGGCGGGATATGACTCGATTTCAGGATCATAGCCCACCTGCAAATCACGAGGTCGAAGGGGAATGTATAAGAATAATGATCTAGAAGTTCCATTGAACTGATATAGGAGCTTAAGCATATTAGATGAAGGCATGGAAATACTATGCAACGAGAATAATGCGGGATCACTGAGTGAATAAATAGTACCTTAAGTGCGTTGTTGTAGTCAGAAATTCCAAGCTTCCCGTGCAGAAGCCACAGCAACCAATCAGCTTGGTGCAACAGCAACACGGATTGTTTGTTCGAGTCATTGACGTTCCACCAAGATACGAGCTTGCAGAGGGTCGAGGAACCTGAGCAGACCGTGTGGTTCTCAGGAGCAATGGACTTCACCTCTGGCAATGCATCAGCACAACTCTCATTGTAAAGCAAAGGTCTTCCGAGCATCTCCCCGGAGTTGCTGAAGTAACAAAGGAAGAACGCCTCCTCCCGTCAAATGAActgaggaaaaataaataaagaagagGTGGAAATAAATGAATGCCGTTACCCATCAATTAGCATAGTGGTTGCAGAAGTTCCATCGACCGATATAGAAGCGATAAGCGGACGGAGATAGAGAGGAATGTCCTCAAGTAGTGAGAGAAGAGTCACTTTCCATGAACGAACCCAGTCCATGGACTCATCACTCTTTCTAGACAAGAGAAAGGAGCACCAAAAATCA from Punica granatum isolate Tunisia-2019 chromosome 2, ASM765513v2, whole genome shotgun sequence includes the following:
- the LOC116196900 gene encoding D-ribulose kinase isoform X4; amino-acid sequence: MDWVRSWKVTLLSLLEDIPLYLRPLIASISVDGTSATTMLIDGNSGEMLGRPLLYNESCADALPEVKSIAPENHTVCSGSSTLCKLVSWWNVNDSNKQSVLLLHQADWLLWLLHGKLGISDYNNALKVGYDPEIESYPAWLLSQPYSRALPSVTAPGTPIGPLKEDILLQYGFSKDCVVCTGTTDSIAAFLAGRATKPGKAVTSLGSTLAIKLLSTSRIEDARYGVYSHRLDDKWLVGGASNIGGAVLRQIFTDEQLEKLSEQIDPMVASPLDYYPLQTTGERFPVADPNMEPKLHPRPKSDVEYLHGILESIARIEAKAYNLLKDLGATPVEEVFTAGGGAKNEKWIKIRERVLGVPVSRALQTEAAYGAALLALQGWGKDTVASV